TGCTCTTGGTTATACAGCAAGCCATGCTCGTTACCCGCACGAACAGTAGAAGCAGTGCCTTCTGGACGTAAGGTTAAGCTGTCTTCATTGCGATCGGCAAAGGTATACATTTCTTTTTCAACGATATCGGTAACTTCACCAATAGAACGTTTGAAAAGATCGGTTGATTCAACGATCGGAGTACGGATTTCGCTATAGCCATATGCACTAACAGTAGAACGGATAACCGCTTCTACTTTTTGCCATATTGGGCTTTGCGTTGGCAGAATGTCATTCATTCCGCGAATTGCTTGGATCTGTTTAGCCACGTTTTGCCTACTTGAGTTAACTTGCCTTGGTTCAACATTAATCGATTTGTTCGATTTAAAATCGATGACCGAGGGCTTAAATTAATCTACATGCCTTACACAAAAATACACCTACCATCGCTGGTAAGGTGTATTTATTATCTAAAACAAACTTATTCTGTTGCGTCTTTAATATCGATTCTATTTTGCATTATCGCTGCTTTTGCACGAATTTTTGCTTCTAATGAATCCACTAAATCATTGTTATCAAAACGCTCTTTTTGACGTTTGCCGTCATCATAATAACCACTTTTACCATGGCTACCCGTTAAACCAATATCTGAAACTAGCGCTTCGCCCGGGCCATTAACCACACAACCAATGATCGAAACATCCATCGCGGTGGTAATATCTTCTAGGCGCATTTCAAGTGCGTTAACAGTGTTAATCACATCAAACTCTTGGCGTGAACATGATGGACAAGCAATAAAGTTAATACCGCGACTGCGAATACGCAGTGACTTTAAAATGTCAAAGCCGACTTTAATTTCTTCAACTGGATCGGCTGCAAGTGAAATACGTAACGTATCACCTATACCTTCAGCCAGTAACATCCCTAACCCGACAGCTGATTTAACAGAGCCAGCTCTAGCACCACCTGCTTCAGTAATTCCTAGGTGCAGCGGTTGTTTAATTTGTTTGGCCAATAAACGGTAAGACTCAACCGCTAAGAATACGTCCGATGCTTTAACGCTCACTTTAAACTGATCAAAGTTAAGACGATCTAAAATATCCACATGACGCATGGCTGACTCAAGCAAAGCTTCTGGTGTTGGCTCATGGTATTTATCCATGAGGTCTTTCTCTAAAGAGCCGCCATTCACCCCAATACGGATTGGAATATTTTTATCACGAGCGCATTCAACGACATTGCGAATACGTTCTTCGTTGCCGATATTACCTGGATTAATCCGTAAACAATCTACGCCGTACTCAGCCACTTTTAGTGCGATACGGTAATCAAAGTGAATATCAGCCACCAATGGCACATTGACACTTTGTTTAATTATCTTAAATGCTTCAGCAGCATCCATCGTCGGTACAGAAACACGCACAATATCCGCGCCCACTTTCTCAAGTGCACGAATTTGTGCCACTGTTGCTTCTACATCAGTCGTTTTAGTGTTCGTCATTGATTGAACCGCTATCGGGGCACCATCACCGATAGGTACATCGCCAACATAAATACGACTTGAAGGACGGCGAATAATAGGAGATTCGTTATACATAATCTATTGCTCTACTGCTTACTTAGTTACAGCTAACATTACACTCTTGGTAAGGTTAACCTAGCCACACGGCCTTCTGAGAAGTCAGCTAAACTGACATCTTCACCATTAAATTGAATTTTGACGACTTGCGGCGCACCTAAAATAAGTTTAAATGGCGCAACACCTTTAGCTTCTACCACTCGACTAGAACCTTTAACGCCATCAACTAAAGTTTTGCCAGTTGCATCAACCACGTTAACCCAACAGTCAGCGGTAAAACTCATCGATATGGCATCATTAGCTGCTAATGGCTCTACTGTACTTTGTGCAATTTCAGTGTTTACTACATCAGTAGTAACGGCTGAGTTAGTCACTAATGCACTGGCAGACTGCAGTGTTTCAATCGCAGGTTCTGCGCTTTGCGTTGCGTCATTAGCCAAGTCCGTTACAGTTTGTGCATCAGCACTTGCTGCCGACGTAGTCTCTACAGGCATTTGTGATGGTTCTATATAGGCCATATTAGGATCAATTTCTGGCTCTAACAAATCTTCTGTTTGACTGACAACAGGTACATTGGCGGCAGCAACTTCTTCAGCAGTCGGTTTTGATAAATCAATTCCGCTGAGTAAAGAATCCTTTTGCACCCACCAAACAACTAACAAGGCTAACAAAGCTAAAATGATCAGGTAAGTTACTATCGTTAAACGGCTATCACGAGCATCACGAGTCGTTTTACGAGAAAAACTTTGCATTGCAGCAGTTTCATCAGGCAGTTGTTGAGCTAAGCATTGTTGGAGCGCTTCGACATCAGCTTCTACATATTTTGCATAGTTTTT
This window of the Shewanella goraebulensis genome carries:
- a CDS encoding RodZ domain-containing protein; translation: MTNNNNETSRLDENDTDQTELLEEVSTAGMLLRTAREAKGLSIEAVATQLHLRPSVIEDIENDIFDNISSATYARGYAKNYAKYVEADVEALQQCLAQQLPDETAAMQSFSRKTTRDARDSRLTIVTYLIILALLALLVVWWVQKDSLLSGIDLSKPTAEEVAAANVPVVSQTEDLLEPEIDPNMAYIEPSQMPVETTSAASADAQTVTDLANDATQSAEPAIETLQSASALVTNSAVTTDVVNTEIAQSTVEPLAANDAISMSFTADCWVNVVDATGKTLVDGVKGSSRVVEAKGVAPFKLILGAPQVVKIQFNGEDVSLADFSEGRVARLTLPRV
- the ispG gene encoding flavodoxin-dependent (E)-4-hydroxy-3-methylbut-2-enyl-diphosphate synthase, with translation MYNESPIIRRPSSRIYVGDVPIGDGAPIAVQSMTNTKTTDVEATVAQIRALEKVGADIVRVSVPTMDAAEAFKIIKQSVNVPLVADIHFDYRIALKVAEYGVDCLRINPGNIGNEERIRNVVECARDKNIPIRIGVNGGSLEKDLMDKYHEPTPEALLESAMRHVDILDRLNFDQFKVSVKASDVFLAVESYRLLAKQIKQPLHLGITEAGGARAGSVKSAVGLGMLLAEGIGDTLRISLAADPVEEIKVGFDILKSLRIRSRGINFIACPSCSRQEFDVINTVNALEMRLEDITTAMDVSIIGCVVNGPGEALVSDIGLTGSHGKSGYYDDGKRQKERFDNNDLVDSLEAKIRAKAAIMQNRIDIKDATE